In a genomic window of Rhizobium sp. N324:
- a CDS encoding CrpP-related protein, producing the protein MTIEELIDLQEAGSRARVLGLKAHENPYLAAHRLPTGDTGALGDWLARHDAWKFGWEAEDASREGRIETHFKALISIPKRRAFDA; encoded by the coding sequence ATGACAATTGAAGAGCTGATCGATTTGCAGGAAGCGGGCTCAAGGGCACGGGTGCTCGGACTAAAGGCTCACGAGAACCCATACCTCGCGGCCCATCGATTGCCCACCGGTGATACCGGCGCTCTCGGGGATTGGCTTGCGCGTCACGACGCGTGGAAGTTTGGCTGGGAAGCCGAGGACGCCAGCCGCGAAGGCAGGATTGAAACTCACTTCAAGGCGTTGATCTCGATTCCCAAACGACGGGCATTCGACGCTTAA
- a CDS encoding GntR family transcriptional regulator yields MSLIRNNPVAMYLQIADRLRREIAEGTFEPSGRLPSESQIMVRFDVSRVTVRLALDQLDKDGLIERRKGKGTFVAGKQVRHQIDTLRSFHESLKVQGFDATMRIVELTAIETPPAFVSLFGAKCALLERLHMVDDEPIALGRSLLPAVMSELDLKTAEQRPTYALLKDKAGADIVSAEIAIGARAVPPRISSLIGAAANAVLLVLERTSYFDHGACAEWSEFFIRPERYKFVLGNRTAWSTAT; encoded by the coding sequence ATGAGCCTGATACGCAACAACCCGGTGGCGATGTATCTCCAGATCGCCGATCGCCTTCGTCGCGAGATCGCCGAAGGAACATTCGAGCCCTCCGGACGGTTGCCGTCGGAATCGCAGATCATGGTGCGCTTTGACGTCAGCCGCGTCACCGTCCGCCTCGCGCTCGATCAACTGGATAAGGACGGGCTGATCGAGCGCAGGAAAGGCAAGGGGACTTTTGTGGCCGGAAAACAGGTCCGCCATCAGATCGATACCCTGCGCAGTTTCCACGAGTCGCTGAAAGTGCAGGGCTTCGATGCCACGATGCGGATCGTCGAGCTGACTGCGATTGAAACGCCGCCGGCGTTTGTCTCGTTGTTTGGAGCAAAATGCGCGCTGTTGGAGCGTCTTCACATGGTGGACGACGAGCCCATTGCCTTGGGTCGAAGCCTCCTGCCCGCCGTCATGTCGGAACTGGATTTGAAAACGGCCGAACAACGGCCGACTTATGCGCTCCTCAAGGACAAAGCCGGCGCCGATATTGTCTCCGCAGAGATCGCCATCGGCGCGCGCGCAGTGCCGCCCCGCATCTCATCCTTGATCGGCGCAGCCGCGAATGCGGTTTTGCTCGTGCTCGAACGGACCTCATATTTCGATCATGGCGCTTGTGCCGAGTGGTCGGAGTTCTTCATCCGACCCGAGCGATACAAATTTGTCCTCGGCAATCGAACGGCGTGGTCGACGGCTACATGA
- a CDS encoding MgtC/SapB family protein — translation MVVARFALALSIGLLVGLERGWRERDSPAGSRTGGIRTFGISGLLGGIMAALANATGSSLLLACGFMSFAAVFGLFKLREAWDDEDYSVTSVIAALCVFGLGALAVDGDPVAAAAGGTALAAILASRDILHAFLRRLTWIELRSALMLAVMTAVILPLLPNRDVGRALTVNPFEVWLFTVLTATISFAGYITVRLFGERKGTLIGAAAGALVSSTAVTLTLARSAKDGAEVRRLAGAACLAATVSILRVAGLTLIVGPAVLPKIAPVATVAAVVFACMAVFLTRAAHKRDAVDVSARNPFEVRSLFLFATIYVLALSASKVLVAYLGDSAVLLASIISGSFDVDVAVLTALRRTDLQASDIVVHAVLGAMAANAIGRVILAASAGPARFTTLYAATTTMAIAFGFMVFIWNSQ, via the coding sequence ATGGTCGTTGCAAGATTTGCATTGGCGCTGTCCATTGGTCTTCTGGTCGGGCTGGAACGGGGCTGGCGGGAGCGGGATTCTCCGGCAGGGAGCAGAACCGGGGGCATCCGAACCTTTGGCATCTCGGGATTGCTGGGAGGTATAATGGCGGCCTTGGCCAACGCGACCGGGTCCTCACTGCTCCTGGCTTGCGGCTTTATGAGTTTTGCCGCCGTCTTCGGACTCTTCAAGCTGCGGGAGGCTTGGGACGACGAAGACTACAGCGTCACCTCGGTCATTGCTGCGCTATGCGTTTTCGGACTCGGCGCTCTGGCGGTCGATGGCGATCCCGTCGCCGCGGCGGCAGGCGGCACTGCCCTTGCAGCCATCTTGGCAAGCCGCGACATTCTTCACGCCTTCCTCCGGCGATTGACTTGGATCGAGCTGCGGTCGGCTCTTATGCTTGCGGTCATGACGGCCGTCATACTTCCGCTTTTACCTAACCGCGATGTCGGTCGGGCACTGACGGTGAACCCCTTCGAAGTATGGCTTTTCACCGTCTTGACCGCGACCATCTCTTTTGCAGGCTATATCACCGTACGCCTGTTCGGCGAGAGGAAGGGCACTTTGATCGGGGCAGCCGCCGGCGCCTTGGTTTCGTCGACGGCAGTGACGCTAACGCTGGCTCGTTCCGCCAAGGACGGAGCGGAAGTTCGCAGACTTGCCGGAGCTGCGTGTTTGGCGGCCACGGTGTCTATTCTGCGCGTGGCTGGGCTGACCTTGATCGTTGGTCCGGCAGTCCTGCCGAAGATAGCGCCTGTGGCAACGGTCGCGGCAGTGGTTTTCGCCTGCATGGCCGTGTTCTTGACGAGGGCGGCACACAAGCGGGACGCCGTCGACGTCTCGGCCCGCAACCCCTTCGAGGTCCGCTCGCTTTTCCTTTTTGCGACGATATACGTCCTGGCTCTTTCTGCGAGCAAAGTGCTGGTCGCATACCTGGGGGATTCTGCGGTCCTGTTGGCCTCGATCATCTCCGGCAGCTTCGACGTCGACGTCGCAGTGTTGACGGCTCTACGCCGGACCGACCTCCAGGCTTCGGACATCGTCGTCCACGCGGTACTGGGCGCCATGGCTGCAAACGCAATTGGCCGCGTGATACTGGCAGCATCCGCCGGTCCTGCCCGGTTCACCACGCTTTACGCCGCCACCACGACAATGGCGATCGCTTTCGGCTTCATGGTTTTCATCTGGAATTCCCAATGA
- a CDS encoding ABC transporter substrate-binding protein has protein sequence MKRILPAALFALAAAWPAASQESRPLRIGWVQAMANAPALIAEEKGYFREEGLNVELKGFGDGPVIQQAVAAGEIDVAYIGAPPVYQWAARGLEAKIIAKVNYGQAALIARADGSIRSLSDLRGKKLAGVSRGSGMDVLLRGFVLKETAGLNPDADLQLSQMPVGNMNAALDTGVVDAAFSWEPFISQSVLRGTGRVVFDVNGALPGYPWYVVAAPSKTLKERPDDLVKLLRANAKAVAFLREHPEEANRIIAQSFKLEPVKAADGTVVPPEAIVAEARKRLGWSAEIEPSDRAFIQRLINYSVDLGILNKPLDVDDIVDDSFAAKAAAQR, from the coding sequence ATGAAACGCATTCTACCTGCAGCCCTTTTCGCACTCGCTGCTGCCTGGCCCGCCGCTTCGCAGGAATCCCGGCCGCTTCGTATCGGCTGGGTCCAGGCCATGGCGAACGCGCCGGCTCTCATCGCCGAAGAGAAAGGCTACTTTCGGGAAGAGGGTTTGAACGTCGAGCTCAAGGGCTTTGGCGATGGCCCCGTCATTCAGCAGGCGGTGGCGGCAGGGGAAATCGACGTGGCCTATATCGGCGCCCCGCCCGTCTATCAATGGGCCGCGCGCGGGCTTGAAGCGAAGATCATCGCCAAGGTGAATTATGGCCAGGCAGCCTTGATCGCGAGGGCCGACGGCTCGATTCGGTCGCTCTCAGACCTCAGGGGCAAGAAGCTCGCCGGCGTCAGCAGAGGCAGCGGCATGGACGTGCTGCTGCGCGGCTTCGTCCTGAAGGAGACTGCCGGCCTCAATCCCGACGCCGACCTCCAACTATCGCAGATGCCGGTGGGCAATATGAACGCCGCCCTTGATACAGGGGTCGTGGATGCTGCCTTCTCGTGGGAGCCCTTCATCAGCCAGTCGGTGCTCCGCGGCACGGGCCGTGTCGTCTTCGACGTGAACGGCGCTCTTCCGGGCTATCCATGGTATGTCGTTGCAGCACCTTCAAAGACCTTGAAGGAGCGGCCGGACGATCTCGTCAAGCTGCTGCGGGCCAATGCCAAAGCCGTCGCCTTTCTGCGGGAGCATCCCGAGGAGGCCAATCGGATCATCGCACAGAGTTTTAAGCTGGAGCCCGTGAAGGCCGCGGACGGAACCGTCGTTCCGCCGGAAGCGATTGTCGCCGAGGCCAGGAAACGCCTTGGCTGGTCCGCAGAAATCGAGCCGTCCGACCGCGCCTTCATCCAGCGGCTCATCAATTACTCCGTCGATCTTGGCATCCTCAACAAACCGCTTGATGTCGACGACATCGTTGACGACAGTTTTGCCGCCAAAGCGGCCGCCCAGCGGTGA
- a CDS encoding pyridoxamine 5'-phosphate oxidase family protein has translation MPMTLTEITPAECYRLLEGARFGHLACCNAGQPYVAAIYFAFSNGVAYSFTMPGKKLDWMRANDKVCLHVEHRLSGDGWTSVVVEGRFQEFPDSDAWRSERLHAWSLLQAHSDWWEIGAMKPHELPMLEGSPHVFYGIAVTAVSGRSATRTN, from the coding sequence ATGCCCATGACGCTGACGGAAATTACCCCGGCGGAGTGCTACCGCCTTCTCGAAGGCGCGCGCTTCGGCCATCTCGCCTGCTGCAACGCCGGGCAGCCTTATGTCGCGGCAATCTACTTCGCTTTTTCCAATGGCGTCGCCTACAGTTTCACGATGCCGGGCAAGAAGCTCGACTGGATGCGGGCGAATGACAAGGTCTGTCTGCACGTCGAACATCGCCTTAGCGGTGACGGGTGGACGAGCGTCGTCGTCGAGGGGCGGTTTCAAGAGTTTCCCGACAGCGACGCGTGGCGAAGCGAAAGACTGCACGCCTGGTCGCTACTTCAAGCGCATTCCGACTGGTGGGAAATCGGTGCCATGAAACCGCACGAACTTCCAATGCTCGAAGGGTCTCCGCATGTCTTCTACGGCATCGCCGTTACGGCCGTGTCCGGTCGGAGCGCAACCAGAACAAATTGA
- a CDS encoding universal stress protein, translating into MKPQFHLPLSTYPDASSFTIVDNAIDLARQIGADLLASIPQVRVPPIHPRFPTVVDVDSWRAQAEGYSRDSGASLREHIADAVSQSSVEVRIHGFDAREPFVFESFARIARSHDLSIVEASELSRQLSETLLLESGRPLILFPASRVCGRVDTIAIAWDGSATAARAISCARIFAERLTKMQVISVIDDKQIDEANRSLLIASLRHSGFEVEDVSIEAGGGSPAAALQAAALERKADLLVAGGFGHSRLREFILGGVTREFLCKADMPVLLAH; encoded by the coding sequence ATGAAACCGCAATTCCATCTCCCTTTGTCAACTTATCCCGACGCAAGCTCCTTCACCATCGTTGACAACGCGATCGACCTCGCCCGCCAGATTGGCGCCGACCTCCTCGCCAGTATCCCGCAGGTACGGGTCCCGCCGATCCACCCGCGGTTTCCAACGGTGGTCGATGTAGACTCATGGCGGGCGCAAGCGGAAGGCTATAGCCGCGACAGCGGAGCCTCGCTTCGAGAGCATATTGCCGACGCGGTCTCGCAAAGCAGCGTCGAGGTGAGAATTCACGGATTCGACGCCAGGGAGCCGTTCGTCTTCGAGAGCTTCGCGAGAATCGCCAGGAGCCACGACCTGTCGATCGTGGAGGCTTCGGAACTCTCTCGCCAGCTTTCGGAGACGCTGTTGCTCGAGAGCGGCCGTCCACTGATCCTGTTTCCTGCCAGCCGCGTCTGCGGTCGCGTCGATACCATTGCAATCGCCTGGGACGGCAGCGCGACCGCGGCACGAGCGATCTCCTGCGCCCGAATATTCGCCGAACGGCTGACGAAGATGCAGGTCATCTCGGTGATCGACGACAAGCAGATCGACGAGGCGAACCGATCGCTGCTGATAGCCTCGCTGAGGCACTCCGGGTTCGAGGTAGAAGACGTATCGATCGAGGCCGGCGGGGGTTCCCCGGCGGCTGCCCTTCAAGCGGCCGCACTCGAACGGAAGGCGGATCTCCTGGTAGCGGGCGGATTTGGCCACTCCCGGCTTCGCGAGTTTATCCTCGGCGGCGTCACTCGGGAATTCCTGTGCAAGGCTGACATGCCGGTCCTTCTGGCGCACTAG
- a CDS encoding ABC transporter ATP-binding protein — protein MASVSPIRQHSPGATFSVTGMGFAYPESRRSIFEKFSLEARPGEFVAILGPSGCGKSTLLNLLSGFLRPQSGRITIDGAPVAPEHSALGYVFQSPNLFPWLSVLENVRFGLRMNRRGTPQEQRAIALHFLRLVGLEEQAQEPPHRLSGGQRQRVALARSLALEPRLLLMDEPFAALDAMTRAALNDELLRIWSSLGKTVLFITHDIDEAIYLADRVLVLGLPPTGITAEVKIDLPRPRDQRGTRANPSFTELRERLAEQIAVVMTSNQPAT, from the coding sequence ATGGCATCTGTTTCCCCAATTCGGCAGCATTCACCTGGCGCCACCTTCTCGGTGACTGGCATGGGTTTCGCCTATCCCGAAAGCCGACGCAGCATATTCGAAAAATTTTCGCTGGAAGCCCGTCCGGGAGAATTCGTCGCGATCCTCGGTCCGTCGGGCTGCGGCAAGTCGACACTGCTCAATCTTCTATCCGGTTTCCTGCGCCCGCAATCGGGTCGTATCACCATAGACGGCGCGCCGGTTGCGCCGGAACATTCCGCACTCGGCTATGTCTTCCAGTCCCCCAACCTTTTCCCCTGGCTGAGCGTGCTGGAAAATGTCCGCTTCGGCCTTCGTATGAATCGCCGGGGAACGCCGCAGGAGCAAAGGGCGATCGCCCTGCATTTTCTACGGCTTGTGGGCCTGGAAGAACAGGCGCAAGAGCCGCCGCACCGATTGTCGGGCGGCCAGCGTCAACGCGTAGCCCTTGCGCGCTCGCTGGCGCTTGAGCCACGCCTTCTGCTCATGGACGAGCCTTTCGCAGCACTCGACGCCATGACGCGCGCAGCCCTCAACGACGAACTGCTCCGCATCTGGTCGAGCTTGGGCAAGACCGTGCTGTTCATCACGCATGACATCGACGAAGCGATCTATCTGGCGGACCGGGTCCTCGTTCTCGGCCTGCCTCCAACCGGTATCACGGCCGAAGTGAAAATCGATTTGCCGCGCCCTCGCGACCAGCGAGGCACGCGTGCCAATCCCTCGTTCACAGAACTGCGCGAACGCCTCGCCGAGCAGATCGCCGTGGTCATGACCAGCAATCAACCCGCTACCTGA
- a CDS encoding ABC transporter permease — protein MKTFTARLRFPQPSWRWAALPFLLAVWCLAASRVPSYVLPQPWEVAAEGLRWIQSGELGRQFLASLLREFGGFGAAILAAVLIGVSAGLWRPFREFVQPLLGLFMAIPPIAWAPLSLIFFGLGYLSIAVVIFIASAFPMAVTIQEGVLSIGGGEVRAARILGANRFQLLAHVYLPASLPFLTAALRIGFAQAWRALVAAEMIGASQGIGWMVAMGGQVGNSAQVLLGITLIGLTAWLMESLVFRRIERRYESWRGQ, from the coding sequence ATGAAGACATTCACAGCGCGGCTGCGTTTTCCGCAGCCGTCCTGGCGCTGGGCAGCGCTTCCCTTCCTGCTTGCCGTGTGGTGCCTCGCAGCCAGCAGGGTGCCATCCTATGTGCTGCCACAGCCCTGGGAGGTGGCAGCAGAGGGACTGCGCTGGATCCAATCCGGCGAGCTCGGCCGCCAGTTTCTGGCGAGCTTGTTGCGTGAATTCGGCGGCTTCGGCGCGGCGATCCTGGCGGCTGTGCTCATCGGCGTGTCTGCCGGACTTTGGCGGCCGTTCCGTGAGTTCGTCCAGCCTTTGCTCGGCCTTTTCATGGCCATCCCTCCAATCGCCTGGGCGCCGCTCTCCCTGATCTTCTTCGGCCTCGGCTATCTGTCGATCGCCGTGGTCATCTTCATCGCATCGGCTTTCCCGATGGCCGTGACAATCCAGGAAGGCGTGCTTTCGATCGGCGGCGGGGAGGTGCGCGCAGCCCGCATTCTCGGGGCCAATCGGTTTCAACTGCTGGCCCATGTGTATCTTCCTGCCTCCCTCCCCTTCCTGACCGCCGCATTGCGCATCGGCTTCGCCCAGGCGTGGCGGGCGCTCGTCGCCGCCGAGATGATCGGCGCCTCCCAAGGTATCGGCTGGATGGTCGCGATGGGCGGACAGGTCGGCAATTCGGCGCAGGTCCTTCTCGGCATCACGCTGATCGGACTCACAGCGTGGCTTATGGAGAGCCTCGTATTTCGACGGATAGAGCGCCGCTACGAAAGCTGGCGCGGACAATAA
- a CDS encoding DUF6030 family protein — protein MDKGLSAVDPPRDIRRRRWNSLLRSNSRQLLWPALLIGVLLLAGIVVFYGEIHHSEDPVEPFEERGLNKAARSSPITVGPDTAAPSPLPPMSIPLRLIEVPKPELASQFLRMWRVSGANICGALREADIEMSDWKAASMRNRSYECYFQRIYQRDELRPLSSTFLKVRGNEIGDIVEIRAKIIGPTTDAEGRLAPAVLRIFEIIVKQACWPDFEDALVSIQNLRNVEYERFGSYLSFTREAGSGNNFNFVLGLKATSDSQVRTKTYFTPERWLETTDPRLANSLGTSISANCAQ, from the coding sequence GTGGATAAAGGCTTATCAGCAGTCGATCCTCCTCGCGACATCCGGCGTCGGCGCTGGAATTCCCTGTTGCGGAGCAACAGCCGCCAGCTGCTTTGGCCCGCGCTTTTGATAGGCGTTTTGCTTCTTGCAGGCATCGTTGTTTTTTACGGTGAAATTCACCACAGCGAAGATCCGGTCGAGCCCTTTGAAGAGCGAGGTCTCAACAAGGCTGCCCGATCCTCTCCGATAACCGTCGGCCCCGACACGGCGGCTCCTTCTCCTCTCCCGCCAATGTCTATACCGCTGCGGCTGATCGAGGTCCCGAAGCCGGAACTGGCAAGTCAGTTCCTGCGGATGTGGCGCGTCTCGGGTGCGAATATTTGCGGTGCTCTTCGAGAGGCCGACATCGAGATGAGCGATTGGAAAGCCGCATCGATGCGCAATCGCAGCTATGAATGTTATTTTCAGCGCATCTACCAACGGGACGAGTTGCGTCCCCTCAGCTCCACCTTCCTCAAGGTTCGTGGAAATGAAATCGGCGATATCGTCGAGATCCGCGCCAAGATCATCGGGCCGACCACGGACGCCGAGGGGCGTCTCGCCCCGGCCGTCCTGCGCATTTTCGAGATCATTGTGAAGCAGGCGTGCTGGCCCGATTTCGAGGATGCGCTTGTGTCGATCCAAAACCTCCGAAATGTCGAATATGAACGATTCGGCTCCTATCTTAGCTTCACGCGCGAAGCGGGCAGCGGAAATAACTTCAATTTTGTCCTTGGCCTTAAGGCGACTTCGGATTCGCAGGTGAGGACGAAGACGTATTTTACGCCAGAGCGCTGGCTGGAGACAACAGATCCCCGCCTCGCAAACAGCTTGGGCACGTCGATATCGGCCAATTGCGCTCAATGA